A part of Miscanthus floridulus cultivar M001 chromosome 6, ASM1932011v1, whole genome shotgun sequence genomic DNA contains:
- the LOC136459761 gene encoding probable serine/threonine-protein kinase At1g54610: protein MGCILGKLATAPGSSLFFPAAATAVGGGGDNKEVQLQAPQPEHIAAVKKDASGWPLWLSEAAGDALRGWAPRGADAFQKLEKIGSGTYSNVYKAIEVESGRVVALKKVRVDGVGEAESARFMAREIALLRRLGDHPNVVRLNGLVTSRLNTAPSLYLVFDYMEHDLTGLTACATASGRRLSLPQVKCFMKQLLSGIEHCHNNGVLHRDIKTSNLLVSSDGILKIADFGLATSYDPENVRPMTSQVITLWYRPPELLLGATHYGVGVDLWSVGCILAELLLGEPIFPGRTEVEQLHKVFKLCGTPSEDYWEKMKFAHPTFKPYQRCLAEKFKDVPPSTLSLLETLLSIDPDMRGTATDALNSEFFKTEPYACEPSNLPRYPPCKERDVKLKYEKHKRKSRVNGSVERHRNRQHASQNPGRRVFTPDANNKPQANPKVPRLVTSTSTTKLERFPPPHLDASIGYSLDSLADGATEEFFSSSVVELKKMPSLIFGHVKSYLNSPKKGMHKAKPNLNMAPSTVLIGAFRPYSFGQPMEVRRKNREQFRSKGRNAVGAVK, encoded by the exons ATGGGCTGCATCCTCGGTAAGCTCGCCACCGCGCCCGGGTCCTCCCTCTTCTTCCCCGCCGCCGCGACCGCCGTGGGAGGAGGAGGCGACAACAAGGAGGTGCAGCTGCAGGCGCCGCAGCCGGAGCACATCGCGGCGGTGAAGAAGGACGCGTCCGGGTGGCCGCTCTGGCTCTCCGAGGCCGCCGGCGACGCGCTCCGCGGCTGGGCGCCCCGCGGTGCCGACGCCTTCCAGAAGCTCGAGAAG ATTGGTTCGGGCACGTACAGTAACGTGTACAAGGCGATTGAGGTGGAGAGCGGCCGCGTGGTGGCGCTGAAGAAGGTGCGGGTGGATGGCGTCGGCGAGGCCGAGAGCGCGCGGTTCATGGCGCGGGAGATCGCCCTGCTCCGCCGCCTCGGCGACCACCCCAACGTCGTCCGCCTCAACGGCCTCGTCACCTCCCGCCTCAACACGGCGCCGTCCCTCTACCTCGTCTTCGACTACATGGAGCATGACCTGACTGGCCTCACCGCCTGCGCAACTGCCTCTGGCCGCCGCTTGTCCTTGCCTCAG GTGAAGTGCTTCATGAAACAGTTACTTTCCGGGATTGAACACTGTCAtaacaatggtgttctgcaccGTGACATCAAGACCTCGAACTTACTTGTCAGCAGCGATGGAATTCTTAAAATAGCTGACTTTGGACTTGCCACCTCTTATGATCCTGAGAACGTGCGGCCCATGACTAGCCAAGTGATTACGCTTTGGTATCGTCCACCTGAACTCCTGTTAGGAGCAACTCACTATGGTGTCGGTGTTGATCTTTGGAGTGTGGGTTGCATATTGGCAGAACTGCTTCTTGGCGAGCCGATATTCCCCGGAAGAACAGAG GTGGAACAATTGCACAAGGTTTTCAAGTTATGTGGTACTCCATCAGAGGATTACTGGGAGAAAATGAAGTTCGCTCATCCTACATTCAAACCATATCAACGGTGCCTAGCTGAAAAATTTAAAGATGTGCCACCATCTACCCTATCACTTCTCGAGACACTCCTATCGATTGACCCAGATATGAGAGGCACTGCAACTGATGCTCTGAACAGTGAG TTCTTCAAGACAGAACCATATGCCTGTGAACCATCGAACCTTCCACGCTATCCACCATGCAAAGAAAGAGACGTGAAGTTGAAGTATGAGAAGCATAAAAG GAAGTCGAGGGTTAATGGGTCAGTAGAACGTCACAGAAACCGACAGCACGCATCACAAAATCCTGGACGCAGAGTTTTTACTCCAGATGCCAATAATAAGCCGCAAGCAAATCCAAAG GTACCAAGGTTGGTGACAAGCACAAGCACAACCAAACTTGAGAGATTTCCTCCGCCTCATTTGGATGCGTCGATTGGTTATAGTTTAGATTCATTGGCTGATGGAGCCACAGAAGAATTCTTCTCGTCATCAGTTGTTGAGCTAAAGAAAATGCCAAGTCTAATATTTGGTCACGTGAAGTCTTACCTGAATAGCCCAAAGAAGGGCATGCACAAGGCAAAACCAAACCTCAACATGGCGCCTTCAACCGTTCTCATCGGTGCATTCCGGCCTTATTCATTTGGGCAGCCAATGGAAGTGAGAAGAAAGAATAGGGAGCAATTCAGAAGCAAAGGAAGAAATGCAGTAGGTGCAGTCAAGTGA
- the LOC136459763 gene encoding ubiquitin-conjugating enzyme E2 27-like has translation MVDVSRVQKELTECNRDREVSGVSIALHDGANISHLTGTIAGPADSPYEGGTFVIDIRLPGGYPFEPPKMQFVTKVWHPNISSQNGAICLDILKDQWSPALTLKTALLSLQALLSSPAPDDPQDAVVAQQYLRDYPTFAATAHYWTEAFAKSASTGMEEKVQKLVEMGFPEDLVRSTLKSVDGDENMALEKLCSG, from the exons ATGGTGGATGTCTCGCGCGTGCAGAAGGAGCTCACCGAGTGCAATCGCGACCGGGAGGTGTCGGGCGTCTCCATCGCGCTCCACGACGGCGCCAACATCTCCCACCTCACCGGCACCATCGCCGGGCCCGCCGACAGCCCCTACGAGGGCGGCACCTTCGTCATCGACATCCGCCTCCCCG GTGGATATCCTTTTGAGCCTCCGAAGATGCAGTTTGTCACCAAAGTATG GCACCCTAACATCAGCAGCCAAAATGGAGCAATTTGCTTGGACATTCTGAAAGATCAGTGGAGCCCAGCCCTTACCTTGAAGACAGCGCTCCTTTCCCTTCAAGCTCTGCTTTCTTCTCCTGCACCTGATGATCCTCAGGATGCTGTTGTTGCGCAACAG TACCTGCGTGACTATCCAACATTTGCTGCTACGGCTCACTACTGGACAGAGGCCTTCGCAAAGAGTGCGTCAACTGGCATGGAAGAGAAG GTGCAGAAGCTGGTTGAGATGGGCTTCCCAGAGGATCTGGTGAGAAGTACCCTGAAGAGCGTCGATGGCGACGAGAACATGGCTCTCGAAAAGCTCTGCTCTGGGTGA